DNA from Mucilaginibacter mallensis:
ATACCAGGCGTCTTATAACCAAACAAACTCATAGATTATGAAATCAATTACTAAAATCTTATTGGCAGCCGCATTACTAACCGGCGCCAACTATACTTTTGCAAACACACCTGCAACTGCAAAAGTTAAAACAGACAATACCGTACAGGACCGCCACCTTACAGGCTTTAACGCCGTTGACGCTGCCGGTTCATTTGATGTATACATTGTACAAAACGGTACTGAATCGGTAAGAGTTGAAGCCCCTGCTGATGTTATCAACAAAATTGTTACTGAAGTTGAGGGTGGCGAATTAAAGATACATGACAAAAACAATTCTGGCTGGAACTGGAGCGGGTTAACCCATAAAAAGATAGCTGTTTATGTTTCAGTAAAAGATATCAACAGCATTGGCATTACCGGTTCAGGCGATGTGTTTTTTAAGGAAGGTATCAAAGCAAATTCACTGAAAATAAGAGTAAGTGGTTCAGGCGATGTGATTGGGAAGGTTGACGTAAAATCGTTAGAAGCCAGTATCTCAGGTTCGGGCGATATGAAGCTTTCAGGCCATGCTGAAACTTCAGCAGTGCATGTATCAGGCTCAGGTGATTTCACCGCTAAAGAACTGGCTACTGTAAATACCTCTGTACATGTAACAGGCTCTGGCGACGCTGCTATTAACGTTAGCGGTAGTCTTGATGCTTCGGTATCAGGCTCAGGTGATGTTAGCTACACCGGTGGCGCACAGCATGTTGTTAAATCAAAATCAGGCAGTGGCGATATTAGTGGTCATTAATTATTAATTGATATATAATAGAAGCGCCCTGTTCTTTTGGAACAGGGCGCTTTTTGTTTAAGATCCAACTCTCAACGCGTCATTGCGAGGGACGAAGCAATCTCTATGCTATGCAGAGCACGATTATTGTCTGTTGAGTCGCATGGTATCGCTCATAGCCGCTAGGGCTTTAGTCGTTTTTCGCAAGTTGTTTATTTTCAAATGTGCTCAAGAGGGCTTCGCCGTATTGTCTTCGCCACAAAAGGACCAAAAATGCAAGCCAGTAGAAATGCTTCTTTGCCGCACTGGGCATTTGCCTTGCAACTCAGGCAAAACCTGGGCTGGAAGCTTTTTGCGGCCATATTGTGTACACCACCCCATGCGCTGCAAAAATTTCCTATGTCCTGCCACGCGCAAGGCCACCATCGTTTTGCCTGACTTCATCCGATGCTGTTCTACTGACGAAAAAAGGAACCTCACAACGCTTTTCATAAGGAAAGAGCTTTAATTGAAACGTAATTAAAAGCGGGCAATGGCCTGACAAAAAGCGCGGGCCTGGGTGTTTTGCCTGTGGGTGGAAGGATCTTTTTGTCTTGACTTTTTGGTTCTTTTGTGTCAAGACAAAAGAACTAGGGCTCCGCGCCCATGAGCGGCTTCACAAGATAAGCAAACGCATATGCATAACCGCTCTGTACTCTGGAGGATTGCTTTGCTTGATAATAGCAAGCTTGGGTAAGACCGAACTAACGACCAACAAAAAAGGCCCTGATCAAATGATCAGGGCCTTTAATATTAATTGAAAGAGGGATTAATTATTCTCCTTTTTCAGCGTTTTCTTCGTTATCAGCAGCTGGTGCTTCTTCGGCAGCAGGAGCTTCTGCTACTGGAGCTTCGTCAACAACAGGCGCTTCAATAACCTCTGCAACTGGAGCAGCAGCAGTATCCTGTGCAACAGGAGCCTTAGCTTTAGCTGAACCACCACGACGACGGGTTGTCTTTTTAGCTGTTTGAGCGTTATCGCCACCGTAAACAGTGTTATAATCTACTAATTCAATCAGTGCCATTTCAGCATTGTCACCTAAACGGTTTTCCATTTTGATGATACGTGTGTAACCACCCGGACGGTTAGCAATTTTCTCAGCTATATCACGGAACAGGATGCTAACTGCATCTTTATCCTGTAAATAGCTAAATGCTGTACGACGTGAGTGAGTAGTGTCGCTTTTTGATTTAGTTAAGATTGGCTCAACATATACGCGTAAAGCTTTTGCTTTAGCTAATGTTGTAGTAATACGCTTGTGTAAAATAAGCGAAGTCGCCATGTTACTCAGCATCGCTTTGCGGTGGCTGGTAGTACGGCCTAAGTGATTGTGTTTTTTTCCGTGTCTCATTGTTTTTTAATTTTAGCACGTGCATACCGTTGGGCGATTACCTCAAGCCCTCGGAATTATGCCTTCGCTGTTATTTGTTATTATAGATTCAAGAATTAAGAGTCAGGAATCAAGACTAAATCTTTGTTCTTGATTCCTGACTCTTGTTCCTTGAATCTTGATTCTATTAAATTATTCTTCGTCTAACTTAAATTTAGACAGGTTCATACCGAAAGATAATCCTTTTGATTTAACCAGGTCCTGAATTTCAGTTAATGATTTTTTACCGAAGTTTCTGAATTTTAACATGTCAGCAACATCGTATGATACTAAATCAGCCAGGCTGCGGATGTCAGCCGCTTTAAGGCAATTTAATGCACGTACTGAAAGATCAAGGTCAACCAATTCAGTTTTCAGGATCTTGCGCATGTGCAGGATCTCTTCGTCAACTTCTTTAGTTTCTTCCTTAGCCTGTGCTTCAAGCATCATGTTTTCATCGCTGAACAGCATAAAGTGCTGGATCAGGATCTTAGCTGCTTCCTTAAGGGCATCTTCAGGGTGTATTGAACCATCAGTTGTAATATCCAGTACTAATTTTTCGTAGTCTGTTTTTTGTTCAACACGATAGTTTTCAATAGTGAACTTTACGTTTTTGATTGGGGTGAAAATAGAATCGATAGCTATTACACCTACATTAGCATCAGGGTTTTTATTTTCGTCGCTTGGGATGTAACCACGACCCTTATTGATAGTAAGCTCAATTTCAAGCGTTACTGAAGAGTCCATGTTACAGATAACAAGGTCAGGATTTAAAACTGTAAAGTTGTTAGAGAACTTGCTGATATCGCCAGCTTTAAAAGCATCCTGACCATTAATGATCACGAATATTTTTTCGCTGTCGCCAGATTCGCCTGTTTTTTTGAAGCGTACCTGTTTAAGGTTCAGTATGATCTCGGTAACATCTTCAACAACACCTTTGATTGTAGAAAACTCATGCATCACTCCTGAGAAACGTACAGAAGTAATCGCATAACCTTCTAATGATGAAAGTAAGATACGACGCAGAGCATTACCAATGGTTATACCGAAACCTGGTTCTAACGGACGAAACTCAAACGTGCCATCAAAATCAGTTGATTTCTGCATGATAACCTTGTCTGGTTTTTGAAATGCTAAAATTGCCATTTATATCCTTTGTTTATTGTTTACGAATTGATTTGATTAAACCACAAAAATGATTGGTAAAAATTACCAACCATTATGTGTATAAGTATCGTTATTATTTTGAGTATAACTCGACGATCAGGTTTTCCTTGATGTTTTCAGGAATCTCATCGCGGTTTGGATAGTTAAGGAATTTACCGGTTAATTCGGCAGCATCCCATTCCAACCAGCTATATTTATTGATCTTTCTGCCAGCAACTGAATGCGAAATAGCTTCAAGAGATTTTGATTTTTCACGTACCGAGATAACGTCGCCTGCTTTTAATTGATAAGAAGCAATGTTAACCACTTCGCCATTCACATTGATGTGTTTGTGGCCTACCAACTGACGGGCAGCTGAACGGGTTGGCGCAATACCTAAACGGTAAACTGCGTTATCTAAACGGGCTTCTAAAAACTTTAATAAGTTTTCACCAGTGATACCTTCTTTTGAAGAAGCACGGTGAAACAAGTTTTCGAATTGTTTTTCCAACACACCGTAAGTGTATTTTACTTTTTGTTTTTCCATCAGCTGAGTTGAATACTCTGATTGCTTTCCTCTTCTTTTAGAAGCGCCATGCATTCCTGGTGGATAGTTTTTTCTTTCTAACGCTTTGTCCGGACCGAAGATCGGCTCACGGAAACGACGTGCAATTTTTGATTTTGGACCTGTATATCTAGCCATTTTTGTGTTGTTTTAAAGTATCAGACAGCCCGCAGCTGCTGAATCTTAGCTTTAAAAAATATATTAATTAAACTCTTCTTCTTTTTGAAGGACGACAACCGTTATGCGGAAGCGGTGTGATGTCTTTTATAGTGGTTACTTCAATACCTGCAGTTTGCAAAGTACGGATAGCTGATTCACGACCAGCGCCCGGGCCTTTTACAAATACTTCTACCTTACGTAAGCCTAAATCATAAGCAACTTTACCGCAATCGGCAGCAGCTTGGCCGGCAGCATAAGGGGTATTCTTTTTTGAACCTTTGAAACCCATTTTACCAGCTGACGACCATGAAATAGCCTGGCCTGTTCTGTTAGTAAGGGTGATGATGATATTGTTAAAAGTAGCATTGATGTGTGCTTCACCGATAGGCTCAACTATAACAACGCGTTTTTTGGTAACTTTTTTGCTCTTAGCCATTTTTTTAATTATTGAGTTATCAGATTATTAGGTTAACAATTTAACCCGGACCTGCTAACTATTTATTTATAATATATAGTCCAAATGATCTAAGCGCATATATACTGCCCCGTTGATCATTCATCAATTACTATTTAGTAGCTTTCTTTTTGTTAGCAACTGTTTTACGTTTTCCTTTACGGGTACGTGAGTTATTTTTAGTACGCTGACCACGTAATGGTAAACCTTTACGGTGGCGTGTACCACGGTAACAACCTATATCCATCAAACGTTTGATGTTAAGCTGAACTTCTGAACGCAGAGCGCCTTCAACTTTGATCTGATCGTTAATGATACCACGAATGGTAGCTAACTGATCATCATTCCAATCCTGAACCTTAGTATCAAAACTAATACCAGCCTCGGTTAAAATGTTTTGAGCTGTTGAGCGGCCAATGCCGTAGATATAGGTTAACCCTATCTCTCCTCTTTTGTTTTTTGGTAAATCAATACCTGATATCCTTGCCATATTTTTTGTTTGTGCTTTTAGGTAATAATCGAACGGCGGGCCACCGTTGTACGAATTATTACAATCTTTTTAATTATCCCTGACGTTGTTTATACTTCGGGTTCTTTTTGTTTATAACATAAAGTTTCCCGTTGCGGCGGATGATCTTGCAATCAACACTGCGTTTTTTAATGGATGCTCTAACTTTCATCTCTTTAATTATTTATATCTATAGGTTATTCTACCTTTTGTTAAATCATACGGACTCATCTCTAGTTTCACTCTGTCGCCAGGTAAAATTTTGATGTAGTGCATCCGCATTTTTCCGGAAATATGCGCAATAATCTCATGGCCATTCTCTAGTTCAACCCTGAACATTGCATTAGATAATGCTTCCCGAATTGTTCCGTCCTGTTCAATCGATGATTGTTTAGCCATATTTTACTGATTATTACTTAATTATCCGCCCTAAAACCGGGATGCAAAATTAATAATTTTTTTTTACTTTTTATTTATTTATTTAAAACATTATCAACGTACGAAAAAGTTGATAAAATGTCTACTTTACCCTTGCCTACGGCTACTGTATGCTCATAATGGGCCGATGGCTTCTTATCAACTGTTGATACTGTCCATCCATCATCCCAAAACTTAACACCGGCACGGCCTGCATTTATCATCGGCTCAATGGCAATTACCATCCCTTCCTCCAATTTTATGCCCGATCCGCGCTTACCATAGTTCGGTACTTCAGGCTTTTCATGCAAATGCAATCCAACGCCGTGC
Protein-coding regions in this window:
- a CDS encoding head GIN domain-containing protein, translating into MKSITKILLAAALLTGANYTFANTPATAKVKTDNTVQDRHLTGFNAVDAAGSFDVYIVQNGTESVRVEAPADVINKIVTEVEGGELKIHDKNNSGWNWSGLTHKKIAVYVSVKDINSIGITGSGDVFFKEGIKANSLKIRVSGSGDVIGKVDVKSLEASISGSGDMKLSGHAETSAVHVSGSGDFTAKELATVNTSVHVTGSGDAAINVSGSLDASVSGSGDVSYTGGAQHVVKSKSGSGDISGH
- the rplQ gene encoding 50S ribosomal protein L17 — translated: MRHGKKHNHLGRTTSHRKAMLSNMATSLILHKRITTTLAKAKALRVYVEPILTKSKSDTTHSRRTAFSYLQDKDAVSILFRDIAEKIANRPGGYTRIIKMENRLGDNAEMALIELVDYNTVYGGDNAQTAKKTTRRRGGSAKAKAPVAQDTAAAPVAEVIEAPVVDEAPVAEAPAAEEAPAADNEENAEKGE
- a CDS encoding DNA-directed RNA polymerase subunit alpha, producing MAILAFQKPDKVIMQKSTDFDGTFEFRPLEPGFGITIGNALRRILLSSLEGYAITSVRFSGVMHEFSTIKGVVEDVTEIILNLKQVRFKKTGESGDSEKIFVIINGQDAFKAGDISKFSNNFTVLNPDLVICNMDSSVTLEIELTINKGRGYIPSDENKNPDANVGVIAIDSIFTPIKNVKFTIENYRVEQKTDYEKLVLDITTDGSIHPEDALKEAAKILIQHFMLFSDENMMLEAQAKEETKEVDEEILHMRKILKTELVDLDLSVRALNCLKAADIRSLADLVSYDVADMLKFRNFGKKSLTEIQDLVKSKGLSFGMNLSKFKLDEE
- the rpsD gene encoding 30S ribosomal protein S4, with amino-acid sequence MARYTGPKSKIARRFREPIFGPDKALERKNYPPGMHGASKRRGKQSEYSTQLMEKQKVKYTYGVLEKQFENLFHRASSKEGITGENLLKFLEARLDNAVYRLGIAPTRSAARQLVGHKHINVNGEVVNIASYQLKAGDVISVREKSKSLEAISHSVAGRKINKYSWLEWDAAELTGKFLNYPNRDEIPENIKENLIVELYSK
- the rpsK gene encoding 30S ribosomal protein S11; the encoded protein is MAKSKKVTKKRVVIVEPIGEAHINATFNNIIITLTNRTGQAISWSSAGKMGFKGSKKNTPYAAGQAAADCGKVAYDLGLRKVEVFVKGPGAGRESAIRTLQTAGIEVTTIKDITPLPHNGCRPSKRRRV
- the rpsM gene encoding 30S ribosomal protein S13, translated to MARISGIDLPKNKRGEIGLTYIYGIGRSTAQNILTEAGISFDTKVQDWNDDQLATIRGIINDQIKVEGALRSEVQLNIKRLMDIGCYRGTRHRKGLPLRGQRTKNNSRTRKGKRKTVANKKKATK
- the rpmJ gene encoding 50S ribosomal protein L36 → MKVRASIKKRSVDCKIIRRNGKLYVINKKNPKYKQRQG
- the infA gene encoding translation initiation factor IF-1, which gives rise to MAKQSSIEQDGTIREALSNAMFRVELENGHEIIAHISGKMRMHYIKILPGDRVKLEMSPYDLTKGRITYRYK